The sequence below is a genomic window from Verrucomicrobiota bacterium.
GCGTGCCGACGCCCGCGGCACCCGCCTCGGCCCGAAAGCACGGTGAGTAGGCGCAATAGTAAGTCGGAAGCTGGCTTTCCTTCAGGATCTCCTCGCGATGAATGTTCGCCACGGGCGCCTCGGCGGTGGGCACGAGGTAGAGCTTGCCAAGCGTCGAGGCGTCCGCGCCTTCCTGCACGGCGTAAGCCTGGTCGGTGAACTTTGGGAACTGCCCGACGCCGACCATGCAGTCACGCGTGACGACGAACGGCGGTGAAATCTCGGTGTAACCGTGCTGCGTGGTGTGCAGGTCGAGCAGGAACTGAATGAGCGCGCGCTCGAGGCGCGCGCCCCAGCCGGTGTAGAGCAGGAAGCCGCTGCCGGAAATTTTCGCGCCGCGCGCGAAGTCCACGAGCTTGAGCGATTCGCACAACTCGACGTGCGACCTCAATGTGAACGCGGGCGCGGGCTTCGTGCCGTGGACGCGGATGACGGGATTGTCCGCCGCGTGTTTGCCGATGGCGACACTCGGGTGCGGCAGGTTCGGCAGGCGGATGAGCACGGCGTCGCGCGCGGCCTCGGCTTCCGAGGCGGATTTGTCGAGCGCGTTGATGCGGTCGCCAAGTTCGCGGGTTTCCTTCTTGCGGGCCTCGGCTTCGTCGAACTTTTTCTGGGCCATGAGCGCGCCGATTTCCTTCGAAGCCTTGTTGCGCTGCGACTTGAGCTGCTCGACCTCGGCAAGCGCCTTGCGGAGGGTTCCGTCGAGCCCGAGCAATTCGTCCACGCGGGCCTCGTCGCCGGCATGGCGCGAGGCGAGGCGTTCGCGGACGAATTCGGGTTTGTCGCGGATCAGTTTGATGTCGAGCACGCGGGAGTTTTAGTGGGGAGGAGGGGAATTGCCAATGCCCGAGTGCCGCAGCTCGACCTTCCGACGTGGTGCCTGGTCTGTGTGAAACCGAGGCGGACCTCGACATTGAAATGTCGAGCCGCGGTCACGCCGACTTGGTCACGATGCCGAGGCGCGACTTGAGGGCAAACATGATGGCCTTGACAGCGAGTGCGATGGGGAAAATGGGCTTCGCGACGAGGTCGTTGCCGCCGCTGGGGGCGGCGCGCGCGCAGCGCTCGAAGCCGGAGAGGCTGGTGACAAACACAATGGGCGTGCGCGCCCGCGAGGGGATGGCGCGGAGCTTCACGCAAAGTTCGTGGCCGTCCATCCGCGGCATGTTCACGTCGAGGATGAGGAGGTCGAACGGCTGTTTCTCGATGGTGCGGAGCGCCTCCACGGGATGCTCGATGCCGGTGGCGATCATCCCGGCCTTCCCGGCGAGCCCGTGCGCGACGTCGAACATCTCCTTGAGGCACTTGTTGGCGCCGGCCGCCCACGCCTGTTGCCCGAGGTTTCCGAGGCAGGAGTTGGTGAAGACGACGACCGGCACATCCATTGTCGTGGGTTGCGCCCGTGGTCGACGGTAGTTTGCGCGGCGGGTTCTTACGGAAGTCATTCGAGCACCGCAGGGTCAATGCGCGGGGCAGTCAGTTCCGCGGTGGGCGCACTCTTGCGTAGGCGGCCGATAACTCTCGCCTTGCAACCCCGCGAGGGACATGGTGTTGAATTGCAGCAACTCAGCGAGCCTCCCATGAATGCCAGAATTCTGTCCGCACTCTTGTTGCCCGTCGTCGCCACCTTCAGCGCCGTCGCGCAGGGCGGTTTCCCGCAACGCGGGCCCGGCGGAACCACCGGGTCCAGCGACGCTTCGCCGCCGATGCGGATGTTGCCGGGCGATTGGACCTCGAAGCTCCGGTGGCGCACCATCGGTCCGAGCGTCACGGGCGGCCGCATCGTGGACCTCGCGGTCAACGAGTCCGACCCCGCCAATTATTACATCGCCTCCGCGTCCGGCGGCTTGTGGAAGACCACCAACAACGGCGTGACGGTCGAGCCCGTGTTCGAGAAGGAAAACACGGTGTCGCTCGGCGACGCCGCGGTCGCGCCTTCGGATCCGAGGATCGTCTGGGTCGGCACCGGCGAACACAACGCGCGCAACTCCGCCTCGTGGGGCGACGGTGTTTACAAGTCCACCGACGCCGGCAAGACATGGAAGAACATGGGCCTCGAGAGAATCTTTCAAACCGGCCGCATCGCCATCCATCCGAAGAATCCAGACATCGTGTATGTCGGCGCGCTCGGCCGCTTGTGGGGGCCGAATCCGGAACGCGGCGTCTATCGCACGAAGGACGGCGGCAAGACGTGGGACCGCGTGCTGTTCGTGGACGACAAGACGGGCTGCATTGACCTCGTGATGAATCCGGCGAACCCCAACGAACTCTTCGCCGCGATGTATGAGCGCTTGCGCGACCCGTTCGACGGCAACGACCCGGTGAAGCGTCATGCTCCAGGCTCCGGCCTCTACAAAACCACCGACGGCGGCGCGACATGGAAGAAATGCACCAACGGCCTGCCCACCGTGAACTTGGGCCGCATCGGCCTCACCTATTTCCGGAAGAATCCCAGGACGCTCTTCGCCGTCGTCGAGTCCGAGAAGATCGGCACCGGTCCCACGAACGCCACGCGCACCGGCACGGCCTACATGGGACTCACAGGCGAAAACGCCGACGGCGGCGCGAAACTCCTCACGGTCATCCCCGAAGGTCCCGCGGATTCCGGCGGGCTCAGGCCCGGCGACATCATCACCACGCTCGACGGAAAGAAGATCGAGTCCTACGAGGCGTTGCTCGACCGCATCCGCGACCAGAAACCGCAGGACAAGGTGAAGTTCATCGTCAAGCGCGACGACAAGCCTCAGACCATCGAAGTCACGCTCGGGCAGCGGCCGCAGGGTTTTGGCGGCGGCGGTGGCGGTGGAGGCGGTGGGAACAACGCCTTCGCCGCGCAGCTCGGCGGTCAAAATGCCAACGTGCAGGAGCGGCAGGGCAAGGAGGGCTTCCAGACCGGCGGCGTTTACAAGTCCACCGACGGCGGCGAGAAGTGGGAGCGCATCAACAGCCTCAACCCGCGCCCGTTCTACTTCAGCAAAATCCACGTGGACCCGAACGACGACAAGTTCATCTTCGTGCTCGGCATCTCGCTGCACATGTCCACCGACGGCGGCAAGACCTTCCGTTCCGACGCGGGCCGGAGCGTCCACGCCGACCATCACGCGATGTGGATCAATCCGCGCGACGGCCGTCACATCATCCTTGGCGGCGACGGCGGCTTTTACGAGACGCACGACCGCGCGAAGACGTGGGAGTTCGTGAACACGCTGCCCCTTGCGCAGTTCTATCACGTGGCCGTGGACTCCCGCAGGCTCTACCGAGTTTACGGAGGTTTGCAGGACAATGGCACGTGGGCGGGCCCGAGCATGTTGCGCTCGCGCACCGGCCCGACCGCCGAAGACTGGCTGCCCATCGGCGGTGGCGACGGCTTCATGTGCGCCGTGGACCGCGACGACCCCGACCTCGTTTACTTCGAATCCCAAAACGGCGTCATGGGCCGCGTGAACATCCGCACCGGCGAGCGCGGGCGCATCCGGCCCGAGGCACCACGCGGCTCGACGCTCCGGTTCAACTGGAAGACGCCCTTCACGTTATCGGCTCACAACGCGAAAGTCTTCTACTGCGGCGCCCAGTTCGTCTACCGCTCGCTGGATCGCGGCGAAAAGCTCCGCCAGATTTCGCCCGAGCTCACCCGGACGCGCCGCGGCACCCTGAGCGCGCTGTCCGAGTCGCCCTTGAATCCCGACGTGCTTTGGGCCGGCACCGACGACGGCTGGCTCTGGATCACCAAGGACGGCGGCCACACTTGGAACAACCTCACCGCGAACCTCAAGGACATCCCCGGCCCGCGATGGGTCAGCACCATCGAAGCCTCGCGCTTCAAGGAAGGCCGCTGTTACGTCACGTTTGACGGGCACCGCTCCGATGACGACAAGCCGTGGATTTTCGCCACTGAAGATTTCGGCGCCACGTGGAGGCCGCTCATGGCCAACCTCCCCGAGCATACCACCCGCTGTCTCCGCGAGGACATCGAGAATCCCAACCTGCTCTTCCTCGGCACCGAGTTCGGCGTGTGGACCAGCGTGGACCGCGGCCAGTCATGGTCCAGCCTCAAGTGCAATATGCCCACCGTCGCCGTGCATGACTTCGCCATCTCCGCGAAGGCCGGCGAACTCGTCGCCGCCTCGCACGGGCGCGGACTGTGGATTCACGACCTCGCGCTGCTCCGCCAAGTCACGAAGGACACTTCGCTCGCCGACGTGCAGCTCTTCAAACCCCAGCCCGCCACGCTCTGGGCCGGCAGCATCACCCGCCGCTACTATGGCGAGCAGTTTTTCACCGGCCAGAATCCCGCCGCGGGCGCGAACATCTTCCTCTCGCTGCCAAAGGACGCCAAGCAAGCCGCGCTCAAGATCACCGACACCGACGGGAAACTCGTGCGCGACCTGCCCGTCCGCACCAACGCCGGACTCCAAGTCATCACGTGGGACCTCCGCCGCGCCCGCACCGGCGGTGGCCCTGGCGGCGGCTTTGGTGGACTTGCTGGTGGCGGCGGCGGACGCGGCCCCGGCGCGGGGGCCGAAGGTGCCGGCCCGCAAGCCACACCGCAGCGACCCGCCGGCGGCCCCGGCGGCAGCGGACAAGGCAAAGGCCGTCCCGGAGGCGCCCAAGCAGGCCAAGCCCGCGGCACCAACGCGCCACCGGCGGGCGCGGCCGGCGGCCTCGGCGGGCTCTTTAGCGGACGCGGCCCCGGCGACTTGTTCGACCGGCTCGACACCGACAAGAACGGCACCCTCACTCCAGACGAAATCAACACCGACCCGGTGGCAGCCGAGACCCTCCAGCGCTTCGGCCTCGACCCCACGCAATCCATCGCCAGAGACGCGATGGAACGCGCCGTGCAAGAGACGATGGGCCGCCTCGCCGGCGGCGCGTTTGGACGCCCCGTGGAGACCGGCCGCTACCGCCTCGAGCTTGCCGTGGACGGCGTCGTGAAGATCGCCGACCTCCACGTCCATGCCGACCCCGACTACCCCGAAGCCACCACCATGCTCCAGATGCAGGAGGAGGAATTCTTCCTCTGGCTCCGCAAGCGCGGCAAAACGGCGGACTGACAATGGCGCTCCGGCATCCCGGTGCCCCTCCAGCGGCAAGCGGTGTCGCGCCATACTTTCCCACCACACTCCGAAAGGCCGCGATTCACGCGGGTTCGATCGGAACCACTTCGCTTTGGCGTCGGGTGAATCGCAGGCTCGTGGTGTAGCCGACGCCGCGCGCGAGTTCGACGGCGTCGCCGAGATTCAGCCCGACTTCGGCCGCCGCGTGCGCATCCGAGCCGAAGGTGACGGGCACGCCGAGGCGGAAGGCGACTTCGAGCAGCGCGCGGTTGGGATAAACCTCGCGACAATCCTTGCGCAGGCCCGCGGTGTTGAGCTCGATTGCGGTGCCGGTCTGCCTTGCGACGGCGAGGAAGCGTTCGTAGAGCGGCGTGCAATCGCGCTGCGGCCGATGGCCGAACTTCTTCGGGAGGTCCGCGTGGCCGATGATCTCGAATAGCCCGGTCGCAGCCGCCATCGTGAGCCTGTCGAAATAGACGGACCACACTTCCCACGCGTCGCGGTGCTTCCACTCGGAGAGTTTGTTGGGGTTGTCCACGGCCCAAGAGTCGGAGACGTAGTGAACGGAGCCGATGAAGTAATCCCACGGGTGGCGCGCGGCGAGGTCGCGAATCCAATCCTCGTGGCCCGGCAGGTAATCTACTTCGAGGGCGAGCTTGATGGTGAGGCGCGGGTGGTCCCGGCGGGCCTTGCAGACCTTGTCAACGTAGTCGTCGAGCTGGTCGTTGCGCATGCGCCAGTCGTCGAAGTCGTCCCGCAACATCGGCGAGTGATCGGTGAAGCCAATCTCGGTGAGGCCAAGTTCCAGCGCGCGCGCGGCGTATTCCGTGGGCTCGCCGGTCGCGTGACGGCACAGCGGCGTGTGCATGTGGTAATCGGCGGGCAGGCGCACGGCGGAGACTTAGCGGGGAAGCCCGCGGGGTGAAAGGGGAAAAGGCGTCTACCGCGCGAGCCCGCGGGAGAAGTCCCCGAGGTGCGCGCGCAACGGCGGGGCGCCGGTGCCGCGACGGAGGGATTCGGCGCCGGACTCATTGAGCGGGAATTGGGCGATGACTTGCGTGCCCTCGCGAGGCGCGGAGATGACGCGGACACGGCCGCCGAGGGGGTGGGCGCGTTCGCCATGCCGATGAGTCCCGCGCCGTGGAGGCGGTTGGGCTTGCGAGCCGGGTCGAACCCCGCGCCATCCCTCGGTCTTCAAAAGGGCCTGGAGCAGAAAGGTGAGGTTGGCTTCATCGTCCACCACCAAGACCCGGCGGGGAGATGCCGAAACCGCGAACGTCAATTTGCCCATGCAGCGCGGCAGGACTCTGGCGACGCTTGCGACACGCAAGCTTGCGCACACGCGAATTCAAACAGGGGAATGCAAGATTGACTTCGACCAGGTCGCCTCCTAGCGTCTGCGCGTAAATAGCGCGGCGTGCCCCGAGTTTACACTTCGGGGTTTTTTCTTGCCCGCGCGGGCAGAGGACTTATGGCGAATACGATTCTCGTCGGCGCCCAGTGGGGCGACGAAGGCAAGGGCAAGATCATTGACGTGCTCACCGAGCGCGCGGACATCGTCGTCCGCACGCAGGGCGGCAACAACGCCGGCCACACGGTCTTTCTCGGGCCGAAGAAATACGTGCTGCACCTCATCCCCTCGGGCATCCTGCGCGCCGGCAAGCAGTGTGTGATCGGCAACGGCGTCGTGGTGGACCCGGTGGGACTCGTCACGGAAATGGACGGCCTGCACCGGCTCGGCATCAAGGTCACGCCGCGCAATCTCGTGCTGAGCGAGACCGCGCACGTTGTCTTCCCCTACCACCGCGAGCTGGACGGGGCGCGCGAAGCCGCCAAGGGTCGCAACAAGATTGGCACAACCAAGCGCGGCATCGGCCCCACCTACGGCGACAAGGCCGCGCGCGTCGGCTTGCGAATGATCGACCTGATCAATCCGGCGCGCTTCGAGGAGAAACTCCGCGCGCGGGTCGCGGAGAACAACGCGGTGCTCAAGGCCATGGGCGCTGCGCCGCTGTCGTTCAAACAGGTTCACGCCGCGTATCGGGCGGCGGGCGACCGGCTTGCTCCCTACGTGGCGAACACGGTCGTGCTCCTGCACGATGCGATACGGCGCGGCCGCGACATCCTGTTCGAAGGCGCACAAGGGACATTCCTGGACATCGACCACGGCACGTATCCATTCGTGACCTCGTCGAACACCACGGCGGGCGGCGCTTGCACCGGCTCGGGCGTGCCGCCACACCGCATGGATGTGGTCTATGGCGTGATGAAGGCCTACACGACGCGCGTCGGCGAAGGGCCGCTTCCCACCGAGAACGCGGAGATCGCCGACATGCTGCACGCGATGGGCCGCGAGTTCGGCGCGACAACGGGCCGGGCGAGGCGCTGCGGGTGGTTTGATTCAGTGGCGACTCGCCACGCGACGATGGTCAACGGCATCGACCGGCTCGCGGTCACCAATCTGGACGGCCTGGACACCCTTGACACGATCAAGGTCTGCGTCGCGTATCGCGTCGGCACCAAGCGCTTTGATTACGTGCCGAACGATGTCGAGCTCCTCGCGAAGTGCGAACCGGTCTATCAAGAATTCCCCGGCTGGGGCACACCCACCGACAAGGCGAGCACTTGGAAACAATTGCCCGAAAAGGCGCGCAGCTACTTGAAGTCACTCGCGGCACTGACCGGCGCGAAGCTCGCCATCGCCTCGGTCGGACCCGCGCGGGAGCAGACGATTTTCGTCCAGTAAAGCGACCCGAACCCGAGACTCGTTCGCGTGTGAGCAGCCACTCGCCCCAACTCAGCCCGCAAGCCAAGGCCGCCGTCCCTACGCACGTCGCCATCATCATGGATGGGAACGGCCGCTGGGCGAAGCAACGCATGCTGCCGCGCGTGGAAGGCCACCGGCAGGGCGTCGAGGCGGTGTGCGCGACCGTCCGCGCATGCGGCGAGCTTGGCATCAAGTATCTCACGCTCTACGCCTTCTCCGTCGAAAACTGGAACCGCCCGAAGGACGAAGTGGCCATGCTCATGTCGCTGCTCCTTCGCTTCATCAAGTCGGAGATCACCGAGTTGCAGAAGCACAACGTGCGGCTCGAAGTCATCGGCCAGATCTACCGG
It includes:
- a CDS encoding adenylosuccinate synthase is translated as MANTILVGAQWGDEGKGKIIDVLTERADIVVRTQGGNNAGHTVFLGPKKYVLHLIPSGILRAGKQCVIGNGVVVDPVGLVTEMDGLHRLGIKVTPRNLVLSETAHVVFPYHRELDGAREAAKGRNKIGTTKRGIGPTYGDKAARVGLRMIDLINPARFEEKLRARVAENNAVLKAMGAAPLSFKQVHAAYRAAGDRLAPYVANTVVLLHDAIRRGRDILFEGAQGTFLDIDHGTYPFVTSSNTTAGGACTGSGVPPHRMDVVYGVMKAYTTRVGEGPLPTENAEIADMLHAMGREFGATTGRARRCGWFDSVATRHATMVNGIDRLAVTNLDGLDTLDTIKVCVAYRVGTKRFDYVPNDVELLAKCEPVYQEFPGWGTPTDKASTWKQLPEKARSYLKSLAALTGAKLAIASVGPAREQTIFVQ
- a CDS encoding PDZ domain-containing protein, whose product is MLDAGGDHPGLPGEPVRDVEHLLEALVGAGRPRLLPEVSEAGVGEDDDRHIHCRGLRPWSTVVCAAGSYGSHSSTAGSMRGAVSSAVGALLRRRPITLALQPREGHGVELQQLSEPPMNARILSALLLPVVATFSAVAQGGFPQRGPGGTTGSSDASPPMRMLPGDWTSKLRWRTIGPSVTGGRIVDLAVNESDPANYYIASASGGLWKTTNNGVTVEPVFEKENTVSLGDAAVAPSDPRIVWVGTGEHNARNSASWGDGVYKSTDAGKTWKNMGLERIFQTGRIAIHPKNPDIVYVGALGRLWGPNPERGVYRTKDGGKTWDRVLFVDDKTGCIDLVMNPANPNELFAAMYERLRDPFDGNDPVKRHAPGSGLYKTTDGGATWKKCTNGLPTVNLGRIGLTYFRKNPRTLFAVVESEKIGTGPTNATRTGTAYMGLTGENADGGAKLLTVIPEGPADSGGLRPGDIITTLDGKKIESYEALLDRIRDQKPQDKVKFIVKRDDKPQTIEVTLGQRPQGFGGGGGGGGGGNNAFAAQLGGQNANVQERQGKEGFQTGGVYKSTDGGEKWERINSLNPRPFYFSKIHVDPNDDKFIFVLGISLHMSTDGGKTFRSDAGRSVHADHHAMWINPRDGRHIILGGDGGFYETHDRAKTWEFVNTLPLAQFYHVAVDSRRLYRVYGGLQDNGTWAGPSMLRSRTGPTAEDWLPIGGGDGFMCAVDRDDPDLVYFESQNGVMGRVNIRTGERGRIRPEAPRGSTLRFNWKTPFTLSAHNAKVFYCGAQFVYRSLDRGEKLRQISPELTRTRRGTLSALSESPLNPDVLWAGTDDGWLWITKDGGHTWNNLTANLKDIPGPRWVSTIEASRFKEGRCYVTFDGHRSDDDKPWIFATEDFGATWRPLMANLPEHTTRCLREDIENPNLLFLGTEFGVWTSVDRGQSWSSLKCNMPTVAVHDFAISAKAGELVAASHGRGLWIHDLALLRQVTKDTSLADVQLFKPQPATLWAGSITRRYYGEQFFTGQNPAAGANIFLSLPKDAKQAALKITDTDGKLVRDLPVRTNAGLQVITWDLRRARTGGGPGGGFGGLAGGGGGRGPGAGAEGAGPQATPQRPAGGPGGSGQGKGRPGGAQAGQARGTNAPPAGAAGGLGGLFSGRGPGDLFDRLDTDKNGTLTPDEINTDPVAAETLQRFGLDPTQSIARDAMERAVQETMGRLAGGAFGRPVETGRYRLELAVDGVVKIADLHVHADPDYPEATTMLQMQEEEFFLWLRKRGKTAD
- the serS gene encoding serine--tRNA ligase: MLDIKLIRDKPEFVRERLASRHAGDEARVDELLGLDGTLRKALAEVEQLKSQRNKASKEIGALMAQKKFDEAEARKKETRELGDRINALDKSASEAEAARDAVLIRLPNLPHPSVAIGKHAADNPVIRVHGTKPAPAFTLRSHVELCESLKLVDFARGAKISGSGFLLYTGWGARLERALIQFLLDLHTTQHGYTEISPPFVVTRDCMVGVGQFPKFTDQAYAVQEGADASTLGKLYLVPTAEAPVANIHREEILKESQLPTYYCAYSPCFRAEAGAAGVGTRGMIRVHQFDKVELIKIVAPARGEAELDAMVADAEKVLQLLGLHYRVVQLCTGDMGFASAKTYDIEVWAPGQDAWLEVSSCSNCEDFQPRRMNLRFKREADGQNVFPHLLNGSGTALARLFVALIETHQQADGGIAIPEPLRAFIKADHIAPA
- a CDS encoding response regulator, yielding MTSVRTRRANYRRPRAQPTTMDVPVVVFTNSCLGNLGQQAWAAGANKCLKEMFDVAHGLAGKAGMIATGIEHPVEALRTIEKQPFDLLILDVNMPRMDGHELCVKLRAIPSRARTPIVFVTSLSGFERCARAAPSGGNDLVAKPIFPIALAVKAIMFALKSRLGIVTKSA
- a CDS encoding histidinol-phosphatase HisJ family protein, with protein sequence MRLPADYHMHTPLCRHATGEPTEYAARALELGLTEIGFTDHSPMLRDDFDDWRMRNDQLDDYVDKVCKARRDHPRLTIKLALEVDYLPGHEDWIRDLAARHPWDYFIGSVHYVSDSWAVDNPNKLSEWKHRDAWEVWSVYFDRLTMAAATGLFEIIGHADLPKKFGHRPQRDCTPLYERFLAVARQTGTAIELNTAGLRKDCREVYPNRALLEVAFRLGVPVTFGSDAHAAAEVGLNLGDAVELARGVGYTTSLRFTRRQSEVVPIEPA